One Erysipelothrix amsterdamensis DNA window includes the following coding sequences:
- the ftsH gene encoding ATP-dependent zinc metalloprotease FtsH, with the protein MKNNKKNNIILMVMTVMMALVIMQLAAHQTQKVLPVKEFYNVVETKKVENTIIKPNNNVIDITGVYVENDRKIGFSTRLPNTPEQLNAVTKLLAEKDAAMLTADPNESNFFVDFLLVIIPYILLGGFMFFLFSKMGNGGNNKAFEFSKSRAKVQGDIKVRFKDVAGAEEEKEEMQELIEYLRHPKRFEAMGARIPKGMLLVGPPGTGKTLLAKAAAGEADVPFYAISGSDFVEMFVGVGASRVRDMFKKAKATAPCIIFIDEIDAVGRQRGAGMGGGHDEREQTLNQLLVEMDGIEENSGVLVLAATNRDDVLDPALLRPGRFDRTITVGLPDVKGRTEILQVHARNKKIADDVVLKHIARRTPGFSGADLENVLNEAAILSVRENKTEITTDIIDEAIDRVIMGPAKKSKKYTEKERYMVAVHETGHAIIGIKLKSADKVQKVTIIPRGQAGGYNLMTPREETFTQSRSDLMGKITGYLGGRVAEEIVFNEISTGAYSDIQSATKIARAMVTQYGMSDLGPIQYDSNDGNVFLGRDISQPQNYSGQIAFEIDKEVRHIIDQCKEDARKLIEENRDLLDRIVEALLEYETITAEQIQNIVEGREANDNGVVDAEVVSETVQEPDTTIDKEI; encoded by the coding sequence TTGAAAAACAATAAAAAAAATAATATTATTTTGATGGTAATGACTGTGATGATGGCTCTTGTTATCATGCAGTTAGCTGCACATCAAACACAGAAAGTGTTACCCGTTAAGGAGTTCTACAATGTTGTAGAAACTAAAAAAGTAGAAAATACAATTATTAAACCAAATAATAATGTCATTGATATTACAGGTGTATATGTTGAAAATGATCGTAAGATTGGATTCTCAACACGTTTACCAAATACTCCAGAACAACTCAATGCAGTAACGAAACTACTTGCTGAAAAAGATGCAGCGATGTTGACAGCAGATCCAAATGAAAGTAATTTCTTCGTGGATTTCTTGCTCGTAATCATTCCTTACATCTTATTGGGTGGATTTATGTTCTTCCTATTCTCTAAAATGGGGAATGGAGGCAATAATAAAGCCTTTGAATTCAGTAAATCTCGTGCTAAAGTCCAAGGTGATATTAAAGTTCGCTTTAAAGATGTAGCGGGTGCTGAAGAAGAAAAAGAAGAAATGCAAGAGTTAATCGAGTACTTACGTCATCCAAAACGTTTTGAAGCAATGGGTGCGCGTATTCCTAAAGGGATGCTTCTTGTAGGTCCTCCAGGAACAGGGAAAACATTACTTGCTAAAGCAGCTGCTGGTGAGGCAGATGTACCATTCTATGCAATTTCCGGATCTGATTTTGTGGAAATGTTTGTAGGTGTTGGTGCAAGTCGTGTTCGTGATATGTTTAAAAAAGCTAAGGCAACAGCGCCTTGCATTATCTTTATTGATGAAATTGATGCTGTTGGACGCCAACGTGGTGCTGGTATGGGTGGAGGACACGACGAACGTGAACAAACACTTAACCAACTTCTTGTTGAAATGGATGGAATCGAAGAGAACTCAGGTGTTCTTGTTTTAGCGGCTACAAACCGTGACGACGTATTAGACCCTGCGTTATTAAGACCCGGCCGTTTTGACCGTACAATTACTGTTGGTTTACCTGATGTTAAAGGTCGTACAGAAATCTTACAAGTGCATGCACGCAATAAGAAAATTGCAGATGATGTTGTACTCAAACATATTGCTCGCCGTACTCCAGGGTTCTCAGGAGCTGATCTTGAAAACGTACTGAATGAGGCTGCAATTCTTTCGGTTCGTGAAAATAAAACGGAAATCACTACTGATATTATTGATGAAGCGATTGACCGCGTTATTATGGGACCTGCTAAGAAATCTAAAAAATATACTGAAAAAGAACGCTATATGGTTGCTGTTCACGAAACAGGACATGCAATTATTGGTATTAAACTCAAAAGTGCTGATAAAGTACAAAAAGTTACAATTATTCCACGTGGACAAGCAGGTGGTTATAACTTAATGACTCCTCGTGAAGAAACCTTTACACAAAGTCGTTCAGACTTAATGGGTAAAATCACAGGATACCTTGGTGGTCGTGTTGCTGAAGAAATTGTCTTTAATGAAATTTCCACAGGTGCATACTCTGATATTCAATCCGCTACCAAAATTGCACGTGCAATGGTTACTCAATATGGTATGAGTGACTTAGGACCGATTCAATACGATAGTAATGATGGAAATGTTTTCTTAGGAAGAGATATTTCCCAACCTCAAAACTATTCAGGTCAAATTGCATTTGAAATTGACAAAGAAGTTCGTCATATTATTGATCAATGTAAAGAAGATGCTCGTAAACTTATTGAGGAAAATCGTGATCTTCTTGACCGTATTGTTGAAGCACTTCTTGAATATGAAACAATTACTGCAGAGCAAATTCAAAACATTGTTGAAGGCCGTGAAGCCAACGATAATGGAGTCGTAGATGCTGAAGTAGTCAGTGAGACGGTTCAAGAACCTGACACAACAATTGATAAAGAAATTTAA